GCATAGAATTTTGATTGATCGGTTTCGATTttaaattttagaattttaatttttgattcggtgtttaatttatttattttggttaaATCGAAAAATTGAATTTCAATTCAATATACTACACTTACACTTTATAATTAAGTTAGGATAAACAACACAAATCTCACTAGTTTTATACCTAATTATTTTCCTTCCCTTCAGTTTGTATAATTATGAATTCTATCATATTTTTCACCTCGAATATATGTATCTACCGCGtctattatatatattcaagatACAAGTTAGTTAATTAGATACATATTATTAATAGTTAATACATAGACAACCTCTTAAACTTGTCAGGACATTCCATTTAGACACTTGAACTAAGTCTTGTTTCATTTGAACACCTcaatttctaataaaatgttTCAATCAAACACTTTCAgttcaaattttagataaatATTTGTATGTGTTTTCATTCGCTTATTAGACAGTTAGTTAAccacataaaatatgtcattttctttaattatacgtattTACCTCAATAACCAGTGAAATCCTATGCATTTTCTGTTTGAGGTTGatgcatataattaaaaaaaatgatatattttatgtgaTTAACTTAACTATCTAATAAACAAATGAAAACATGTACAAaagttttttcaaattttaaatgaaaagtGTCTAAATGGAACACATTATTAAGAATTGAGGTGTTCAGCTGGAATATGACTTAATTAtaatatctaaataaaatattctgACAAGTTAAAGTGGCTAACTATCAGACTATGTATAAAGCCCATTATTAAACTTATCTAGTTAAGGATTGTAACTATCATTCATAAATTAAGGTGGAAATCACACATATAACAATTATGGAATATTCTAGCATATCACCgcttttaaaaataatcaaaacaattAAAGTTAAGATAAATAATTATACTTAATATGTGGATCACATCAAATGACTTTAACAAAAAGAAACATATTTCTGACTAAAATGATTTTGTATATGGATGGTATATATGatgtatttattaattttaaaaaagaaaatacatgTAGTCCCCCTAAACTTAAATCAGTTTTTTAAGTAGGTATCTAAAATTTACAGGGATTTTACTATCCCACGAAATTATTTTCAATCATTATAAAAATACCATTTTAACCCATTTTCACAGTAACTAGCAATTGTGATATCACTGTTTTTAGAAGCGCGTGAATAAATAAAACTCAGCTCCAAACCAATGCAAAAATATCACATAGTATTACCAATTTGAACCCTCAATTACTGCATCTTCTTCATTTAAGGAAGATAgcaaaaaatgtgaagaactCCCAAATCCTGAGCAAAAAACTTTAGCGGAGTTAAAGTAATTGTTGAAGATGCTCGTACTGTTCCACCGCCATCCCCGCCGGccaaggaggaggagaagaaatcATAGGATAAAATAGTTAAATCAGTTGCCGCCGCCATCGAAGGAGAACCCAATTAGTCGTCGATGAAATTCTTCGCCGACGGTGAACAGTGTAATCAGTTACAATTGTATTTCTCCGCCGAAATTCAATCTGAAACAACCAAAAAAACACCCATAATTTAAATAGTGAAATTTGATCGATTTACAACTCTAGacttcaaaatttctttaaaaaacaaATGTAATTGAAGCCATTAGAGAGTGACCAATTTTCACAGTATATGATAAAGATACAAAACGTGCCGAGCAAGCTTATTGATAATCTAAACATCATATTTATTCTCTGTTTTGCTTTAAATtgtaattgattttttcttgtttatggtgccattgatttttttttaaaagaatttcacAGTAGTTTGAGAGGAAAGAAGGACAGAGGGGAGATTGAAATGAGTTATCCAATTGGGTTTAAGGGTAAAAGTGTGAACAGATTCGGGTTTTATATGATCCTTTATCAATgagtaacaaaaaataaaattattttattttatttgggaGTGAAGACACGCACCAACTTTGAGATTAGCATTGTTGTCAAAATGGTGTATTTATAATGGTTGAAAATAATTTCATGGGTAATAAAACCCCTATAAATTTTAGATATGTActtaaaaaataagtataaatTTAAGAGGGACTCTATGTATTTtctcatttaaaaataaatacctAATAATTGCAAATGCCAAGATGCTGTTGAGAGTCACGTGTTCACCTGCCAGCCAATCTTATTACCTAACTCCCCCAATACTAAAAAAAAACTCCCTCTACCTTGAAAATACTGAGTTCAAATAAATTCGATATGTAAGACCACCTGTTGGCTTTAATTATGTCAAAGTGAGTAGTTGGATTCATGAGTATTTAGATATATATACTCTTGAACTTTCCACTTAATTCACCACATTTGTGAGGCAAGTGTCTTTGTGGGAGGATGGAAGAGAtgatagaagaaaaaaagatgaagatTCTTTGTTTGCATGGATTCAGAACTAGTGGAAATTTCTTAAGAAAACAATTAAGCAAATGGGATCCttctatttttgttcattttgaaATGGTATGACGTTAcattttcatctttaatttattatattttctttgttcaTTATGTGACAGATCAAAATTAATTGTAGAAATTATAAATGAATATTTACTGGCAGGAATTCCCAGATGGAATATTTGCAGCAGGGGGGAAATCAGACATTGAGGGCATATTTCCACCACCATATTTTGAGTGGTTCCAGTATAATGAGGTAAATACCTTACCTTAACACTCGTCCTCAAAATTTTGTAGCTAAACAACAAATTATAAGAACATTCAATTAGTTAAGAGAGTTCTAGCGATTAGCTAAGAATTGCCGACAAATTCTGTAGCTACTCAAAATTTCGGTCgctaaacaacaaaaaatttATGCTAATCTCATTTAGCTATGGATTAACTATAAAACAATTAGATTAGCTAAGAGTGTTTTAGCGACATATTATTAACTAAAAATTACCGACAAATTCCGTGTCTTATACTAGTAATTTTGGAATCTTTTTGTTAATTTATTGTTGTCTGAGTCAGTTTTTACTAGCAATGATTTATACTACTACTATTTTTCCTCCTCTCAGGATTTTACAGAATATGAGAAGTTAGAAGAATGCATTTCGTACTTGTGTGAGTATATAACAAGCAAAGGGCCTTTCGATGGTCTTCTTGGATTCTCTCAGGCATGCTCACTTTTTATGAGACATCTTCATTTTTATACCTAACAAATCTGAAAGTACcgttttcttcaattcaacttgAAGATTTACATTCTAGAAATAACAAGTACGCGAGTCTTgctattttattatttcttctgTTTTCTATCATTAGTCATATATCCattaattatgttatattatgttttcttaataatcatgaaattaactcgtgaaattttattttctcgATCCCTTGGTGCAGGGAGCGACTTTATCTGGCCTTTTACTAGGGTACATGGAACAGGTAATTTTGCAATCAATTCATTACACTTCTGTCCTTTGCCAGAACTTTTTTTAAATGAGTTTATTATTTGCTTATTTGAATATCATATTCATAAATGCCAATAAAATTTgggaaatttatatttttttttgatacagGGAAAGATTCTGAAAGAGCATCCTCCAATGAAACTATTTGTATCAATATCAGGTGCCAAGTTTAGGGACCCAAATATTTGTAATGTTGCATACaaagatgttatgaaggttaAATCAGTCCATTTTATTGGAGAGAAAGATTGGCTCAATCTTCCTTCTCAAGAGCTTACAACAGCTTTTGAAAATCCTCTCATCATAAGGCATCCCCAAGGCCACACTGTGCCAAGACTAGGCAAGTAAAATTACAaatttatctcttttttttcctttactaaAACCTTTTGAAGTTATTATGAAAGTTTTACTTTTTTAGTTGGCTTTTGGGGTAGAGTTATAcacaatatttatttctttgcatggtatcagagcaagacCCATCTCGATGTTAGTTTTATGATATTGGGTCTCCATGTGCGCGCCCATTCTCTAGATGTCTAGACCTGACCGTGAGATGAACTATTAATTAAGAGTTACGTACACAGTTCATTTGAATTGGACCCAAAATTCATTTCCTTACAATTACTAACTAGGAACTAAAATTGAAAGAGTAGGTTGCTTAGATGGTACGTACCCTCTACCTCCAATACTGAAATTCATTTCCTTACAATTACTAACTAGGAACTAAAATTGACAAGAGTAGGTTGCTTAGATGATGCGTACCCTCTACCTCCAATATTGAGGGCGTGGAATCTAGCCACCAAAAGAGCAAAAAAGGTGAAAACTTGCAAAGAGGGATTAAAAAAAACCTAAAAGTTAAAAGGATTAAAGTTTACAAGTTTCTTTCCGTCTTTTTAAGAAATGAGTATCATTAATGTTACAATTTGATACAAAACAGATGAAGCAGCTATTGAGACATTAAAAACTTGGACAAGGAAAATTGTCCTCTCTTCCAATCAGAGTTGTCTTGGTGGAGGACCAAATGAAGCCTGCAAGCATGTTAACAATGAGAATGATCTAGAAGAAGGCAAAAAACTAGAGGAGCCTGATAAAGTAGAGATTCAAAAGGCTCAAGaataatagttttcaaattGTCAAAAGCTCTTCtctattatcttttattttacatTGCAAATTGTCTAAGTACTCTTCTCAAGTTATTTTGAGATTCAAATCATGAatctattttgattattttccaGATAATATATTATGCATGTAGAGACTTAACCTAGTATGCACCtattttt
This Solanum dulcamara chromosome 8, daSolDulc1.2, whole genome shotgun sequence DNA region includes the following protein-coding sequences:
- the LOC129899567 gene encoding dihydrofolate reductase-like isoform X1 — encoded protein: MEEMIEEKKMKILCLHGFRTSGNFLRKQLSKWDPSIFVHFEMEFPDGIFAAGGKSDIEGIFPPPYFEWFQYNEDFTEYEKLEECISYLCEYITSKGPFDGLLGFSQGATLSGLLLGYMEQGKILKEHPPMKLFVSISGAKFRDPNICNVAYKDVMKVKSVHFIGEKDWLNLPSQELTTAFENPLIIRHPQGHTVPRLDEAAIETLKTWTRKIVLSSNQSCLGGGPNEACKHVNNENDLEEGKKLEEPDKVEIQKAQE
- the LOC129899567 gene encoding uncharacterized protein LOC129899567 isoform X2, with the protein product MEEMIEEKKMKILCLHGFRTSGNFLRKQLSKWDPSIFVHFEMEFPDGIFAAGGKSDIEGIFPPPYFEWFQYNEGATLSGLLLGYMEQGKILKEHPPMKLFVSISGAKFRDPNICNVAYKDVMKVKSVHFIGEKDWLNLPSQELTTAFENPLIIRHPQGHTVPRLDEAAIETLKTWTRKIVLSSNQSCLGGGPNEACKHVNNENDLEEGKKLEEPDKVEIQKAQE